The Geobacter sp. genomic interval CCGCAATACTGCTGATGGCCCACGGGAGCCGGATTCCCGAAGCGAACGACGCCGTGCGCGAGATTGCCGCCATGGTCAAGGAGATGACCGGCTTCGAGATCGTGGAGGTTTCCTACCGCGAGCAGCACCTCCCCAACATCCAGCAGGGGATCGACGCCTGCGTGGCTCAGGGGGCACAGCGGGTCCTGCTCATGCCCTACTTCCTTTTTATCGGCGCCCATGTGCAGGAGGACCTTCCCGAGGAGATGGCAGAGGCGCGCAAGCGCTATCCCCAAGTCCAGTTCGCCATGGGGGGGCATCTCGGCGTGCACCGCAAGCTGGCCGAGGTGGCGGTGGACCGGATCGCCGAGGCCCTGACCGTTACGGGGTGGCATTGATGTCGGTCCACCTGCGGCCCGAGGAGATCGAGGCCGAATCGTTCCGGATGATCGATGCGGAGGTGGGGCCGCACCCGTGGGGGCCTGCCGAGTGGCAGGTGGTCCGTCGGGCCATCCACACCAGCGCCGACTTCGAGTATGCCCGGACCATGGTCATGTCGCCCGAGGTGATCGGCAAGGGGGTGGCTGCGTTGCGGCGGGGGAGGGGGCTTGTCACCGACACCACCATGGCGCTTTCCGGCATTTCCCGGCCGCGGCTGGACCTGTTCGGTATTGCTGCCGCCTGCTTCGTGGCCGACCCGCTGGTGGCAAAGACCGCACAGAAACTCGGGGTGACCCGCTCGCTCCTTGCCATGCGGACTGCCGCAACAAAGCCGGAGAACGGCATCTTCGTCATCGGCAATGCCCCGACCGCCCTGTTCGAGCTTATCAGGCTGATCCGCGAGGAGGGCCTTCGGCCCGACCTGATCGTCGGCCTGCCGGTCGGCTTTGTCGGCGCTAGCGAGAGCAAGGAGGAGCTGGTACGGGTGGCGGAAGAGTTTTCTGTCCCGTTCATCACCAACCGCGGTCGCAAGGGAGGGTCCAACGTGGCTGCGGCGGTGGTGAATGCCCTGCTGATCATGGCAGTGGGGTAGGGAGCATGCAGGAGGACCGGCCGACATGAAGCAGCTCCGCCACGGCTATACCACCGGCGCCTGTGCTGCGGCCGCTGCCAAGGGGGCGGCGCAGATGCTCCGGGAGCAGCGGCCGGTCGACGAGGTGGAGATCGTCCTCCCCCGCGGCGAGACGGCCAGGTTCCGGCTGCACGGCCAGGCATTCGACGAACAGTCGGCGAGCTGCCATGTGGTGAAGGATGCGGGGGACGACCCGGATGTGACCAATGGCGCACAGATCCATGTCACGGTCCGAGGGGAGAGGATCAGGCGCCCCGGCGGGACAACCATGGTTTTCGTGCGCGGTGGCGTCGGGGTCGGCCGGGTGACGAAGCCGGGACTGGCCGTTGCGGTGGGGGAACCGGCCATCAACCCGGTGCCGCTCCGGATGATCACCGAGGCGGTGAAGGGGGTCTACGCGCTCGTCTGCATCCCCCATGTCCTGTACGTGACCGTCTCGATCCCCAATGGCGAAGAGCTCGCCAGAAAGACCCTCAACGCCCGGCTCGGCATCATCGGCGGCCTCTCCATCCTCGGCACCACCGGCATTGTCCGCCCCATCTCCGCAAAAGCCTGGACCGACACCATCGATGCAGCCCTGGACGTGGCCCGCGCCTGCGGCTGCCGGACAGTGGTCCTCTCCACCGGCCGGACCAGCGAGATCGTGGCGGAGCGCCATCTCGGGCAGCCTGAAAGCGGCAACCCCCTCAAGGAGGAGTGCCTGGTGATGATGGGGGACCACGTGGGGTACGCCCTGCGGGCCTGCAGCACAAAAGGGATTGCACGGGTCGTGGTTGCCGGCCAGTTTGCCAAGCTCTTGAAGATCGCCTGCGGCCACGAACAGACCCATGTCTTTTCGTCGCA includes:
- a CDS encoding sirohydrochlorin cobaltochelatase, encoding MKTAILLMAHGSRIPEANDAVREIAAMVKEMTGFEIVEVSYREQHLPNIQQGIDACVAQGAQRVLLMPYFLFIGAHVQEDLPEEMAEARKRYPQVQFAMGGHLGVHRKLAEVAVDRIAEALTVTGWH
- a CDS encoding precorrin-8X methylmutase translates to MSVHLRPEEIEAESFRMIDAEVGPHPWGPAEWQVVRRAIHTSADFEYARTMVMSPEVIGKGVAALRRGRGLVTDTTMALSGISRPRLDLFGIAAACFVADPLVAKTAQKLGVTRSLLAMRTAATKPENGIFVIGNAPTALFELIRLIREEGLRPDLIVGLPVGFVGASESKEELVRVAEEFSVPFITNRGRKGGSNVAAAVVNALLIMAVG
- a CDS encoding cobalt-precorrin-5B (C(1))-methyltransferase — translated: MKQLRHGYTTGACAAAAAKGAAQMLREQRPVDEVEIVLPRGETARFRLHGQAFDEQSASCHVVKDAGDDPDVTNGAQIHVTVRGERIRRPGGTTMVFVRGGVGVGRVTKPGLAVAVGEPAINPVPLRMITEAVKGVYALVCIPHVLYVTVSIPNGEELARKTLNARLGIIGGLSILGTTGIVRPISAKAWTDTIDAALDVARACGCRTVVLSTGRTSEIVAERHLGQPESGNPLKEECLVMMGDHVGYALRACSTKGIARVVVAGQFAKLLKIACGHEQTHVFSSQLDLGTLAQWLSANPATMALAERTRSANTARQVLDESGADPALIRLVCERAALAARQLAPETETKVLLAGYGGEVLYFG